A single genomic interval of Psychrilyobacter piezotolerans harbors:
- a CDS encoding ribonucleoside-diphosphate reductase subunit alpha, with product MNRMVINRDGVREPIDVDKIREKLIKGCEGLDINMVELESHIDTIYQENITTKRIQESLINLTVSMTNFESSHWTNVGGRLLMMEIEREVYHGRGYAYNDFYKTITDLCKNDLYDNRLLDYTEKEINELNKHMVPDRDMNYDYAGANMFVNRYLTKYRGEVWELPQEVFMAVSMMLSLNEKKDRVEKVKKFYDVLSQKKISLATPILANLRVPNGNLASCFISAVDDNIESIFYNVDSVAKISKNGGGVGVNLSRIRGKGSVVNGYLNASGGVIPWIKIINDTAVAVNQQGRRAGAVTVALDTWHIDMEQFLELQSENGDQRGKSYDVYPQVVVSDLFMKRVEENQNWTLFDPYEVRKKYDVELCELYGDEFEDIYRTLEKDESLQIVKKISARELLKEIMKTQIETGMPYIFFKDTANRLNHNPHRGMIGNGNLCMESFSNFSPTKKFTATREDNIGISKNTLGEVHTCNLLSLNLAEIEDIELEEISILAVRLLDNTIELTKSPLRESDRHNELYRTVGVGAMGLSDYLAYRYLMYEESAEEVDKLFEKIALYTLKGSALLARERGQYKLFSGSSWDRGIFFGKEKQYYIDNSEIANEWAEVFEMVAAYGIRNGELTAVAPNTSTSLLMGATASVNPVFSRFFIEKNQKGAVPRVVKHLNDRSWFYSEAKKIDPKEYVHVMSKISRWITQGVSMELLYDLNKDIKAKDIYDTIMTAWKTQCKSIYYTRTIQKNSNIVREKEECESCSG from the coding sequence AAACTGATTAAAGGCTGTGAGGGGCTGGATATAAATATGGTGGAATTAGAAAGCCATATAGATACTATCTACCAGGAAAATATCACAACTAAAAGGATCCAGGAATCTCTCATCAACCTGACTGTATCTATGACAAACTTTGAATCCAGCCATTGGACAAATGTCGGGGGCAGACTCCTGATGATGGAGATTGAAAGGGAAGTATATCATGGCAGGGGATATGCATATAATGATTTTTATAAGACCATAACCGATCTATGCAAAAATGATCTATATGACAACAGGTTATTAGACTACACAGAAAAAGAAATTAATGAGTTAAATAAACACATGGTCCCGGACAGGGATATGAACTATGACTATGCTGGAGCCAATATGTTTGTAAACAGATATCTAACAAAATACAGGGGAGAAGTATGGGAACTGCCCCAAGAGGTATTCATGGCTGTCTCTATGATGCTCTCCCTCAATGAAAAAAAAGACAGAGTGGAAAAGGTAAAGAAGTTCTATGATGTCTTGTCACAAAAAAAGATATCCCTGGCAACACCAATTTTGGCCAACCTCAGGGTTCCAAATGGAAATCTAGCTTCCTGCTTTATAAGTGCTGTAGATGATAATATAGAATCTATATTCTATAATGTGGATTCCGTAGCAAAAATAAGCAAAAACGGCGGGGGAGTAGGAGTAAATCTTTCCAGAATCAGGGGGAAGGGATCGGTCGTTAATGGATATTTAAATGCCAGCGGAGGAGTAATCCCGTGGATAAAGATAATAAATGACACCGCAGTGGCTGTAAACCAGCAGGGCAGGAGAGCAGGGGCTGTGACTGTAGCCCTTGATACCTGGCATATAGATATGGAACAATTTTTAGAGCTCCAGAGTGAGAATGGAGATCAGAGAGGGAAGTCGTATGATGTATATCCCCAGGTAGTGGTATCGGATCTGTTCATGAAAAGGGTGGAAGAAAACCAAAACTGGACCCTGTTTGATCCCTATGAGGTAAGGAAAAAATATGATGTTGAACTGTGTGAACTATATGGAGATGAATTCGAAGATATATATAGAACCCTTGAAAAGGATGAAAGCCTGCAGATAGTAAAAAAAATAAGTGCCCGTGAACTCCTGAAGGAGATTATGAAGACACAGATCGAGACAGGTATGCCATATATATTTTTTAAAGACACGGCCAACAGACTGAATCACAATCCCCATAGGGGGATGATAGGTAATGGAAACCTGTGTATGGAAAGTTTTTCTAATTTCTCTCCTACGAAAAAATTTACCGCAACGAGAGAAGATAATATAGGAATATCTAAAAATACACTGGGAGAAGTACATACCTGCAACTTACTCTCTTTAAACCTGGCAGAGATAGAAGACATTGAGTTGGAGGAGATCAGTATTCTGGCTGTAAGGCTCCTGGACAATACAATCGAGCTTACAAAATCGCCCCTGAGGGAATCGGACAGGCACAATGAACTGTATAGAACTGTCGGTGTAGGAGCCATGGGTCTCTCTGATTATCTGGCTTACAGATATCTTATGTATGAGGAGTCGGCAGAAGAGGTCGATAAATTATTTGAAAAGATTGCCCTCTATACCCTCAAAGGAAGTGCTCTTTTAGCCAGGGAGAGGGGACAGTATAAGTTGTTTTCCGGGTCTAGCTGGGATAGAGGTATTTTCTTTGGAAAGGAAAAACAATACTATATAGATAACTCAGAGATAGCCAATGAATGGGCAGAGGTATTTGAGATGGTAGCTGCCTATGGGATTAGAAATGGTGAACTTACAGCAGTGGCTCCCAATACGTCTACATCGCTCTTGATGGGTGCTACTGCTTCTGTGAACCCGGTATTTTCCAGGTTTTTTATTGAAAAAAATCAAAAAGGTGCAGTTCCCCGGGTAGTGAAACATCTAAATGACAGATCCTGGTTTTACAGTGAAGCTAAAAAAATAGATCCCAAAGAATATGTTCACGTGATGAGTAAGATCTCCAGATGGATCACCCAGGGTGTATCGATGGAATTACTGTATGACCTGAATAAGGATATAAAGGCTAAAGATATATACGACACTATAATGACTGCGTGGAAGACCCAGTGTAAGTCCATATACTATACCAGAACTATTCAGAAAAACAGTAATATAGTAAGGGAAAAAGAGGAGTGTGAAAGCTGTAGTGGATAG
- a CDS encoding ribonucleotide-diphosphate reductase subunit beta has product MDRKKIFNPCGTDSLDKRKIIGGDTTNIFNLNNVKYQWANNLYRTMMGNFWIPEKTDLTQDKNDYVSLVDEEKDAYDGILSFLVFLDSIQTNNIPNISNYITAPEVNLILAIQTYQEAIHSQSYQYIIESILPREKRNLIYDKWRDDEVLFERNQYIAKIYQDFIDTPSNKNFARVLVANFLLESLYFYNGFNFFYLLASRNKMMGTSDIIKLINRDELSHVALFQNMINEIRQENIDYFSEEEIYGMFQVAVEQEIRWSKHIIGKKILGVTEKTIEDYTKWLANERLRSLGLNKLYRDYEKNPYKHLEKLADTEGEGNVKANFFEGNVTSYNMSSSIEGWDEL; this is encoded by the coding sequence GTGGATAGAAAAAAAATATTTAACCCCTGTGGGACAGACAGCTTGGATAAGAGAAAAATCATAGGGGGAGATACAACGAATATATTTAACCTGAACAATGTTAAATATCAATGGGCAAACAACCTGTACAGGACCATGATGGGAAATTTTTGGATCCCTGAAAAAACAGATCTGACCCAGGATAAAAATGATTATGTCAGTTTAGTAGATGAGGAGAAAGATGCATATGACGGGATATTGTCATTTTTAGTATTTCTGGACAGTATTCAAACTAACAATATACCGAATATTTCAAACTACATTACTGCTCCAGAGGTAAATCTTATTTTAGCTATCCAGACATATCAGGAAGCTATCCATTCCCAGTCCTATCAATATATAATAGAGAGTATCCTTCCCAGGGAAAAGAGAAACCTTATATATGATAAGTGGAGAGATGATGAGGTGTTGTTTGAAAGAAATCAGTATATAGCAAAGATCTACCAGGATTTCATAGATACTCCCAGCAATAAAAATTTTGCCAGGGTACTGGTAGCCAACTTCTTATTGGAATCCCTGTACTTCTATAATGGGTTTAATTTCTTCTATCTGCTTGCCAGCAGGAATAAGATGATGGGAACCTCTGATATTATAAAATTAATCAACAGGGACGAATTATCCCATGTAGCCTTATTTCAAAATATGATAAATGAGATCAGACAAGAAAATATAGATTACTTCAGTGAGGAGGAGATCTATGGGATGTTTCAAGTGGCTGTGGAACAGGAGATAAGGTGGAGTAAACATATTATAGGTAAGAAAATATTAGGAGTCACAGAAAAAACCATTGAAGATTATACTAAATGGCTGGCCAATGAAAGGCTCCGGAGTCTTGGACTGAACAAACTTTATAGGGACTATGAGAAAAATCCCTACAAACATCTGGAAAAATTAGCAGATACTGAGGGGGAGGGAAATGTAAAAGCTAATTTCTTTGAAGGAAATGTAACTTCGTACAATATGAGTTCCTCCATAGAGGGATGGGATGAACTCTAA
- the pflB gene encoding formate C-acetyltransferase, which yields MSNYLNNFKGDLWKEEINVRDFIQSNYTPYEGGDEFLAGATDNSKKLWDKLTEMFKVEIEKGVYDAETKMPSDVAAYGAGYIEKDLESIVGLQTDAPLKRAMFPKGGLRTVQNALESYGYEMDPVTAEFFKNNRITHNDGVFSAYTDDIKAARRSGIITGLPDAYGRGRIIGDYRRVALYGVDRLIEDKIAQKESLNTNEMTEDIIRSREEVAQQIASLKALIKMCNAYGFDVSKPATNAKEAIQWTYFAYLAATKHQDGAAMSLGRVSTFLDIYIEKDIAEGIITEEEAQEYIDQFVMKLRIVRFLRPPAYNELFSGDPTWITESIGGMGVDGRTLVTRTSFRTLNTLYNLGAAPEPNLTVLWSPSLPENFKEFCAKVSMDTSSLQYENDDLMRNQFGDDYGIACCVSPMKIGKGMQFFGARVNLPKALLYAINGGKDEKSGVQVGPQFAPITSEYLDFDEVMEKFDQSMEWLSKVYGKALNIIHYMHDKYAYEAFQMSLHDLEIDRTQAHGIAGISIVADSLAAIKNAKVKVIRNEEGLAVDYEIEGDYTPFGNNDDETDELAIMITKNFMNKIRTHHMYRGARPTQSLLTITSNVVYGKKTGNTPDGRRAGEPFGPGANPMHGRDRRGAIAAMSSVAKLPFEHANDGISYTFAITPGALGKDDSIRRNNLISLMDGYFSPTGGQHLNVNVFDRSLLEDAMERPELYPQLTIRVSGYAVNFVRLTKEQQLDVIRRTINSTM from the coding sequence ATGAGCAATTATTTAAATAACTTCAAAGGAGATCTTTGGAAAGAAGAGATCAATGTAAGAGATTTTATACAAAGTAACTATACACCATATGAAGGTGGAGATGAATTTTTAGCAGGTGCTACTGATAACTCTAAAAAATTATGGGATAAATTAACAGAAATGTTTAAAGTAGAAATAGAAAAAGGTGTCTACGACGCAGAGACTAAAATGCCTTCAGATGTAGCAGCATATGGAGCAGGATATATAGAGAAAGACTTAGAAAGTATTGTAGGGTTACAAACTGATGCACCATTAAAGAGAGCAATGTTCCCTAAAGGCGGATTAAGAACTGTTCAAAACGCATTAGAATCTTACGGGTACGAAATGGATCCAGTAACAGCTGAATTCTTCAAAAACAATAGAATAACTCATAATGATGGAGTATTCTCAGCTTATACAGATGACATCAAAGCAGCTAGAAGATCTGGAATCATCACTGGTTTACCAGATGCATACGGAAGAGGAAGAATCATAGGAGATTACAGAAGAGTAGCTCTTTATGGTGTAGACAGATTAATAGAAGATAAGATTGCTCAAAAGGAATCTTTAAATACAAATGAGATGACTGAAGATATCATCAGAAGCAGAGAAGAAGTTGCACAACAAATTGCATCTTTAAAAGCTTTAATCAAGATGTGTAATGCATACGGATTCGATGTATCTAAGCCGGCTACAAATGCAAAGGAAGCTATCCAATGGACATATTTCGCATACCTTGCTGCTACTAAGCACCAAGATGGAGCTGCTATGTCATTAGGAAGAGTATCTACTTTCTTAGATATATATATTGAAAAAGATATTGCTGAAGGAATCATCACTGAAGAAGAGGCTCAAGAGTATATCGACCAATTCGTTATGAAGTTAAGAATTGTAAGATTCTTAAGACCACCAGCATACAATGAATTATTCTCAGGAGATCCTACATGGATCACAGAATCAATTGGTGGAATGGGTGTAGACGGAAGAACTTTAGTAACTAGAACTTCATTCAGAACATTAAACACTTTATATAACTTAGGTGCAGCACCTGAGCCAAACTTAACAGTATTATGGTCACCTAGCTTACCAGAAAACTTCAAGGAATTCTGTGCTAAGGTATCAATGGATACATCATCATTACAATATGAAAATGATGATCTTATGAGAAACCAATTTGGTGATGACTATGGAATCGCTTGTTGTGTATCTCCTATGAAAATAGGTAAAGGAATGCAATTCTTCGGTGCCAGAGTAAACTTACCAAAAGCATTATTATATGCTATCAATGGTGGAAAAGACGAGAAGAGCGGGGTACAAGTAGGTCCTCAATTTGCTCCTATCACATCTGAATACTTAGACTTCGACGAAGTTATGGAAAAGTTTGACCAAAGTATGGAATGGTTATCTAAAGTATATGGAAAAGCATTAAACATAATTCATTACATGCATGACAAGTATGCTTACGAAGCATTCCAAATGTCATTACATGATTTAGAAATAGACAGAACACAAGCTCATGGAATTGCAGGAATCTCAATCGTTGCTGACTCGTTAGCAGCTATCAAAAATGCTAAGGTAAAAGTAATCAGAAATGAAGAAGGATTAGCAGTTGACTATGAGATCGAAGGAGATTACACTCCATTCGGAAACAACGATGACGAAACTGATGAATTGGCTATCATGATCACTAAAAACTTCATGAACAAGATCAGAACTCACCACATGTACAGAGGGGCTAGACCTACTCAATCATTATTAACTATCACTTCAAACGTAGTATACGGAAAGAAGACAGGTAATACACCAGACGGTAGAAGAGCTGGAGAACCATTTGGTCCAGGAGCTAACCCTATGCACGGTAGAGACAGAAGAGGAGCAATTGCTGCTATGTCATCTGTTGCAAAGTTACCATTTGAACATGCAAATGACGGTATCTCTTACACATTTGCTATAACTCCAGGAGCTTTAGGAAAAGATGATTCTATCAGAAGAAACAACCTAATCTCATTAATGGATGGATATTTCTCTCCAACTGGCGGACAGCATTTAAACGTTAACGTATTCGATAGATCATTATTAGAAGACGCTATGGAAAGACCTGAATTATATCCTCAATTAACTATCAGAGTATCTGGATATGCAGTTAACTTTGTTAGATTAACTAAGGAACAACAATTAGATGTTATAAGAAGAACTATTAACTCAACTATGTAA